In Palaemon carinicauda isolate YSFRI2023 chromosome 21, ASM3689809v2, whole genome shotgun sequence, the following proteins share a genomic window:
- the LOC137614867 gene encoding uncharacterized protein: protein MLLNIVMENVARTITGRPEGIKYREVTVNCLGYADDIDIVTEDLRDTESLTNIFRGAAERIGLEINKEKTKVMEIARRQEMDGNVYIDGMEIKVVEGFRYLGMKIARD, encoded by the coding sequence ATGTTGCTCAATATCGTAATGGAAAACGTAGCAAGAACGATCACAGGCAGACCAGAGGGGATAAAGTATAGAGAAGTGACCGTTAACTGCCTAGGGTATGCAGATGATATAGATATAGTGACGGAAGATCTGAGGGATACGGAAAGTTTAACCAATATCTTCAGAGGAGCAGCAGAAAGAATAGggctagaaataaataaagaaaaaacaaaagtcatGGAAATAGCTAGAAGACAAGAGATGGATGGAAACGTCTACATTGATGGAATGGAAATTAAAGTGGTAGAAGGCTTTAGATATTTGGGGATGAAAATAGCTAGAGATTGA
- the LOC137614868 gene encoding zinc finger BED domain-containing protein 5-like — protein MFEKLCGVMDESHIQLDQFLKDEITEHLQSLEKEVKRYFPELSQEQEALVRNPFCTEIDVSSIPDEIQDEYLDLRNDSSAHDLFKVKSVTQFWCSMYQSYSKISMIALRVLVPFASTYLCEAGFSTLVNMKTKNRNRLDVGDDMRLALTNVRPRISKLAAEMQHQASH, from the coding sequence ATGTTTGAAAAACTTTGTGGAGTGATGGATGAGTCTCACATCCAACTGGATCAGTTCCTCAAGGATGAGATTACCGAACATCTTCAGTCTCTAGAAAAGGAAGTTAAGCGTTACTTCCCTGAGCTTTCACAGGAACAGGAGGCCCTGGTAAGGAACCCATTTTGTACTGAAATTGATGTATCCAGCATCCCAGATGAAATCCAAGATGAATATCTGGATCTAAGGAACGACTCTTCAGCTCACGATCTCTTCAAGGTGAAATCCGTGACTCAGTTCTGGTGCAGTATGTATCAGTCATACTCCAAAATCAGCATGATAGCTTTACGTGTCCTTGTTCCATTTGCTTCCACCTACTTGTGTGAAGCAGGATTTTCCACTCTTGtcaatatgaaaacaaagaatAGGAACAGATTGGATGTTGGAGATGACATGAGACTGGCTCTAACAAACGTTCGGCCACGAATTTCAAAGCTTGCTGCTGAAATGCAACATCAGGCATCACACTAG